The following coding sequences are from one Gossypium arboreum isolate Shixiya-1 unplaced genomic scaffold, ASM2569848v2 Contig00286, whole genome shotgun sequence window:
- the LOC128288787 gene encoding disease resistance protein RPV1-like yields MLSLPSTSSSISRKKYDVFLSFRGEDTRKNFTDHLYDALKRTGIVTFRDDPKLEAGEEIAPGLFKAIQQSWCSVIVFSESYASSGWCLDELTEIVKQKKDKGYKVFPVFYGVDPSDLRQQKGKVEEAFAEHEKRYDEDKVQRWRNALTQVANIKGWHLNHR; encoded by the coding sequence ATGTTGTCGTTACCTTCAACTTCATCCTCCATTTCTAGAAAGAAATATGATGTTTTCTTAAGTTTTAGAGGTGAAGATACCCGCAAAAACTTCACCGATCATCTCTATGATGCTCTAAAAAGGACTGGGATTGTCACCTTCAGGGATGACCCAAAGCTGGAGGCCGGCGAAGAGATCGCGCCAGGGCTGTTTAAAGCCATTCAGCAATCATGGTGCTCCGTAATCGTATTTTCAGAGTCTTACGCTTCCTCGGGTTGGTGCTTGGACGAACTTACTGAGATTGTTAAGCAGAAAAAGGACAAGGGTTATAAAGTGTTTCCAGTTTTCTATGGCGTGGACCCATCTGATTTAAGACAACAGAAAGGAAAAGTTGAAGAAGCCTTTGCGGAACATGAAAAGAGATATGATGAAGATAAGGTCCAAAGGTGGCGAAATGCTTTAACTCAAGTCGCAAACATTAAGGGATGGCATTTAAATCACAGGTGA
- the LOC128288786 gene encoding TMV resistance protein N-like, translating to MGGIGKTTLARVAYTQMSPHFEGKSFLADVREVSNKCGLVSLQKQLLSQILSEEYFNFFNIHEGIALINHRLSNKKILVVLDDVDNLQHLKCLVGRRDWFGLGSRIIVTTRDEHLLRSYRVDDVYKPTTLNANDALQLFNLKAFNSETRLENDFSELSKQVLKYAGGLPLALDVLGSFLCDRDAAQWRSAIERLERDSNKEIIERLQISFDGLDQTEQNIFLDIACFFNGEEKDFVIKVLDGCEFFPDIGIDVLIKKSLLRVNKDNKLWMHDLLQEMGRKIVREKSVDEPENVALGERCCTRLANVHPSVGVLKRLKVLNVRGCKSLRSFPTKIGMESLEKLILSGCSNLESFSEIDGKMECLLELYLDGTCIKELPFSIGNLSSLVLLNLKGCRNLVSLPSSIGGCRSLKILNLSGNPRGRTNSMAPMVPPLLGLSSLTKLNLRDCNLCEGDIPCDISHLSSLERLDLSGNNFISIPSSLIRLSKLETLELSGCRALKSLPELPTSINCYKLAENINALTLLKEHLKVFGNSRKMFNVIIPGSEIPEWFSQQIGGSTIMIDLPLEVLSDNQWMGVALCCIFVSYDASEDEGLMCQAVILDRYSRYANWTEYMFQDKCGEHDETKNLWATDCFDHEYYQLWLSFGHKRSVWVKKCGVRIVYESDLEEMEYESDLEEMEYESDLEEMEQIQELHSSQCCANFEDIQQDTADDGSIANSSLIKRKRNIYEEMDEGRQQKWMQKIFNSIMSRLGRCINCDKYSVKVKKCGVKVVYERDLEEMEQIQELHSSQCCANLEDIQQHYADNRLIANSSLIKRKCNIYEEMDEGRQQKWTQKIFNSIMGRLGKKH from the exons ATGGGTGGCATCGGTAAAACAACTCTTGCAAGAGTTGCTTACACTCAAATGTCACCTCATTTTGAAGGTAAAAGTTTTCTTGCTGATGTTCGAGAAGTTTCAAATAAATGTGGACTTGTTTCGTTACAGAAACAACTTCTTTCTCAAATCTTGTCTGAGGAATACTTTAATTTCTTCAATATTCATGAAGGAATTGCCTTAATTAACCACAGGTTATCTAATAAAAAGATTCTTGTTGTTCTTGATGATGTTGATAACCTACAACATCTAAAATGCTTGGTTGGAAGGCGTGATTGGTTCGGTTTAGGGAGCAGAATTATTGTAACAACAAGAGACGAACATTTGCTCCGATCTTACCGAGTTGATGATGTGTATAAGCCTACAACATTGAATGCCAATGATGCACTTCAACTATTCAATTTGAAAGCTTTTAATAGTGAGACAAGGCTAGAAAATGATTTTAGTGAGCTTTCTAAACAAGTTTTAAAATATGCCGGAGGTCTTCCCTTAGCTCTTGATGTTTTGGGTTCCTTTTTGTGTGATAGAGATGCAGCACAATGGAGAAGTGCAATAGAAAGACTTGAAAGAGATTCCAACAAAGAAATTATTGAGAGACTTCAAATAAGCTTTGATGGATTGGACCAAACTGAGCAAAACATATTTCTAGATATAGCTTGCTTCTTTAATGGGGAGGAGAAAGATTTTGTAATAAAAGTATTAGATGGTTGTGAGTTTTTTCCGGATATTGGAATTGATGTTCTCATTAAGAAATCTCTACTAAGAGTTAATAAAGACAACAAATTGTGGATGCATGACTTGCTAcaagaaatgggaagaaaaattGTTAGGGAAAAATCTGTTGATGAACCCGAAAACGTTGCATTGGgagaaagat GTTGTACTAGATTAGCAAATGTTCATCCATCCGTTGGAGTTCTCAAGAGGCTTAAGGTTTTGAATGTAAGAGGCTGCAAAAGTCTTAGGAGTTTTCCAACCAAAATTGGAATGGAATCTCTTGAAAAGTTAATTCTTTCAGGTTGCTCAAATCTTGAAAGCTTTTCAGAGATTGATGGCAAAATGGAATGTTTGCTAGAGCTTTATTTAGATGGGACATGCATTAAAGAGCTACCTTTTTCAATTGGAAATCTGAGCAgtcttgttttgttaaatttgaaaGGTTGTAGGAACCTTGTGAGTCTCCCAAGCAGCATAGGTGGGTGCAGAAGTTTAAAAATTCTTAATCTTTCTG GTAATCCAAGAGGAAGGACAAATTCCATGGCTCCTATGGTGCCTCCGTTGTTAGGTTTGAGTTCATTAACAAAGCTGAATTTAAGGGACTGCAATCTTTGTGAAGGAGATATTCCTTGTGATATTTCTCACCTATCCTCTTTGGAGAGACTTGACCTTAGTGGTAACAATTTCATCAGCATACCGTCGTCTCTTATTCGTCTTTCTAAGCTTGAAACTCTTGAATTGTCAGGTTGCAGGGCGCTTAAATCGTTGCCTGAGCTTCCAACAA GTATTAACTGCTACAAATTGGCTGAGAACATCAATGCATTAACACTGTTGAAAGAACATCTTAAG GTATTTGGAAATTCAAGAAAAATGTTTAATGTTATTATACCTGGAAGTGAAATCCCAGAATGGTTTAGTCAACAAATAGGTGGCTCTACGATTATGATAGATTTGCCTCTGGAAGTTCTGAGTGATAATCAATGGATGGGAGTTGCTTTGTGCTGCATTTTTGTCAGTTATGATGCTTCAGAGGATGAGGGACTCATGTGTCAAGCTGTTATCCTTGATAGATATTCTAGATATGCCAATTGGACTGAATATATGTTCCAGG ACAAATGTGGTGAACATGATGAAACCAAGAATTTATGGGCAACAGATTGCTTCGATCATGAATACTATCAACTTTGGCTATCTTTCGGACATAAACGTAGTGTTTGGGTGAAGAAATGCGGTGTTAGAATAGTGTATGAGAGCGATTTGGAAGAAATGGAATATGAGAGCGATTTGGAAGAGATGGAATATGAGAGCGATTTGGAAGAGATGGAACAAATACAAGAGCTGCATAGTAGTCAGTGTTGTGCAAATTTTGAAGATATCCAGCAAGACACTGCTGATGATGGATCAATAGCTAACAGTTCCCTTATAAAGCGAAAACGTAATATCTATGAGGAGATGGATGAAGGGCGGCAACAAAAATGGATgcaaaaaattttcaattctataATGAGCAGACTGGGAAGATGCATTAATTGTG ATAAATATAGTGTTAAGGTGAAGAAGTGCGGTGTTAAAGTAGTGTATGAGAGAGATTTGGAAGAGATGGAACAAATACAAGAGCTGCATAGTAGTCAGTGTTGTGCAAATCTTGAAGATATCCAGCAACACTATGCTGATAATAGATTAATAGCTAACAGTTCCCTTATAAAGCGAAAATGTAATATCTATGAGGAGATGGATGAAGGGCGGCAACAAAAATGGACgcaaaaaattttcaattctataATGGGCAGACTGGGGAAGAAGCATTAA